The Pontibacter sp. SGAir0037 DNA segment GATGGATATGAGTTTAAAGTCCTTCGTTGGCATGCACCCGATTCCGATTGTGCACGGACTTACCGTAGGTGAGTTGGCTAACATGATTAATGGCGAAAAGTGGCTGGAAGGAAAGCGACAGTGTCAGTTAACAGTTATACCTGCCGCCAACTACACCCACAGCACACCTTACGTATTACCTGTGCGCCCTTCACCAAACCTGCCCAATGCACAGGCAATCGCTTTATACCCATCGCTTTGTTTATTCGAAGGAACTAACGTGAGCCTTGGCCGGGGTACACCTACGCCATTTCAGGTAATCGGCAGCCCTTACTATAAAGACAAAAGCTTTTCATTCACGCCCGTTCCGCTCCCTGGTGCTCAAGATCCTCCGCTCAAAAACCAGAAGTGCTATGGCCTCGATTTAACTTCACCTGCCAAAGCCCGCCCATTTACACTGGCTTACATACTAGACTTCTACAAGAACTCAACTAACCAGGATAAATTCTTTATCAACAATAATTTTTTTGAAAAGCTTGTTGGCACCAACGAGTTGCGCCAGCAGATAAAAGCAGGCAAAACAGAGGCAGAGATTAAAGCCAGTTGGGAACCGGCTCTCACAAACTATAAACAACTACGTAAGCAGTACCTGCTTTACCCAGACTTTAAATAGAACCATGCCAAAAGACCTTCGCATTGTATTTATGGGTACGCCCGATTTTGCGGTACCCACTTTACAAGCCCTTGTTGAAAATCAGTATCAGGTTGTAGCTGTTATTACAGCTCCTGATAAACCTGCAGGCCGTGGCCAGAAGCTACATCAATCACCTGTAAAAGAATATGCCGTAGCGCAGGAGATACCTGTATTACAGCCAACTAACCTGAAATCGGAGGCTTTTTTGGAAGAACTGCGCAGCTACAAGGCTAACCTGCAGATTATTGTTGCCTTCAGAATGCTGCCAGAGGTAGTGTGGTCTATGCCGGCCTTGGGCTCTTTTAACATACATGGCTCCCTGCTGCCCCAGTACCGCGGAGCAGCCCCTATCAATTGGGCTATTATCAATGGCGAGAAAGAAACCGGCGTTACCTCTTTCTTTCTGAAACATGAGATTGATACCGGCGATATGATATTTCAGGAGCGCCTGCCTATTCTGGAGGAGGATGATTTTGGCAGCATATATGAAAAGCTGAAGCATTTAGGCGCACAACTGGCCGTGCGTACCGTACAGGCCATCGAAAGAGACGAAGTGCAGCCACAGCCACAGCAAACCACAGCGGATACAAAGCACGCGCCCAAGATATTTAAAGATACCTGCCATATTAACTGGAACCAACCGGCAGAACAGGTACGGAATTTTATAAGAGGTCTCAGCCCCTATCCTGCCGCCTGGACGCGCCTAGGTGATAAAACCTTCAAAATCTTTAAAACAGAACTTATAGAGGCCAGTTATGATGTAGAGCCGGGGCAACTGCAGACAGACAACAAAACATACCTGCACGTGCAAACAGCCTCTGGCGCACTTGCTATCCTGGATCTGCAGATGGAAGGCAAAAAACGCATGCCGATACAGGATTTGCTCCGGGGCTATAGTTTTAAGGTTACCTGATGTGTTGGCAGCACCTTCTTCTCCCATTCATAATTCATAATTTCTAATTCACGTATCGCCATGATTGCCATTGTTGTAGCCATCGCTGAAAATAATGTAATCGGAAAAGACAACCAGCTTATCTGGCACCTGCCTGCCGACTTGCGCCATTTCAAGCAGCTTACGTTAGGGCACCCGATCATTATGGGCCGTAAAACGTTCGAATCGATTGGCAAGCCCCTGCCTGGCCGAAC contains these protein-coding regions:
- a CDS encoding exo-beta-N-acetylmuramidase NamZ domain-containing protein, coding for MTYTFILLYTSLLLNLAGCASKPQASASAEASHTSEQVTAMPQATPLQTGAEQTARYLPLLQGKRVGMVVNQTSVIGKTHLVDSLLSHGIKITAIFAPEHGFRGEADAGAHVKDSKDTRTGLPIVSLYGSNRKPQPSQLQHVDVLLFDIQDVGARFYTYISTMHYVMEAAAENNKQVLVLDRPNPNGHYVDGPVMDMSLKSFVGMHPIPIVHGLTVGELANMINGEKWLEGKRQCQLTVIPAANYTHSTPYVLPVRPSPNLPNAQAIALYPSLCLFEGTNVSLGRGTPTPFQVIGSPYYKDKSFSFTPVPLPGAQDPPLKNQKCYGLDLTSPAKARPFTLAYILDFYKNSTNQDKFFINNNFFEKLVGTNELRQQIKAGKTEAEIKASWEPALTNYKQLRKQYLLYPDFK
- the fmt gene encoding methionyl-tRNA formyltransferase, whose protein sequence is MPKDLRIVFMGTPDFAVPTLQALVENQYQVVAVITAPDKPAGRGQKLHQSPVKEYAVAQEIPVLQPTNLKSEAFLEELRSYKANLQIIVAFRMLPEVVWSMPALGSFNIHGSLLPQYRGAAPINWAIINGEKETGVTSFFLKHEIDTGDMIFQERLPILEEDDFGSIYEKLKHLGAQLAVRTVQAIERDEVQPQPQQTTADTKHAPKIFKDTCHINWNQPAEQVRNFIRGLSPYPAAWTRLGDKTFKIFKTELIEASYDVEPGQLQTDNKTYLHVQTASGALAILDLQMEGKKRMPIQDLLRGYSFKVT